The sequence below is a genomic window from Cicer arietinum cultivar CDC Frontier isolate Library 1 chromosome 6, Cicar.CDCFrontier_v2.0, whole genome shotgun sequence.
AACCTTTTCTTGAATGCGTTTTCCAATGTTGTTTACTGTTAGCCATATTTGGAATTAGATTTTCTGCAACTGACGGGATGCCTGTATgcaaacaaaatttgaaatggaCCATTCTTGCAATATTTTTGTGCTTAGTTTTACACTTTTACTCAACTTTGTGGCTATCAAACTTCGTTAAACATTTCAACTATATTGTAATACAATCCTAAGCTTTCTAAGGTTCCTATTACAGAGCGCTGTACTCGTTTCAAAGTAAATGACAGCTTGACACTTACAAGCTTGATATTCCGAGTAATTACTTTGTTCTTTTTATTGCTTGTACGTGTGTATTTCAGCTAGAGTAGAATCTTAGAATCCATCTTTTTGTTTGAGCTGCAGCTCCTGAAGTGGGTTCTGACAATTTATGTAGAGTTTGGATGATTGATGATACGGACAACAGTTTTTCAACACCACCATTTCAGATTAGATATGCAAGGCAGGATGTATTTCTTTCTATCATGATCTCGTTCTACCTAGCTTTTGGTGTATATGAGGTCAGTTTTTTCTCCTATTTCTTGATAATATCCCCTTTATATGTATGTACGCATGTCGCGGAACAATGTAGTAGGTTCTTATTTGTAAAAGCAAATTAACTCGGTATTGgcacaaaatatttttcttttctgttGCATTTTTGCACTGCTTAGAATTGTTATTTTCTCCTCCTTTGCTTTTtagaaagattttttttttttttatcttgctCCAAATTGGactctttcctttctttgtgATAATAATATCTTGTTTtacattaaagaaaaatttgtagCACCTTGTTTACTTCGTCATGTGCACCCTCTGATTCTAAACTTTTCCTTCCTGCTGTCTCATAAATTTCTTTGCTATTATTTATACGCAGGGAGAATCCTCTGATGTTATCTTGAAGTTTGAACTCATGCATGCTCCTATGTCTGCAACTGGGTTAGTTCATGTTCCTCTTTCACTTTTTGGATAGTATGGTGTATTAAACAAATgaaagttaaatacataaaaatggaTTGAGTCAAATACAATGAAGGTTAAACACAATGATTTTGAAATGATTTGCATCGTATTTATTGTGCAGATCTGAGTTACATGGTTCACTGGATGCATGTTCTGTTTCAGCTCATGAATATAAAATCCCCCCTAAAGCTCTTCTTGGACTGCATTCATATTGTCCTGTCCACTTTGATGCTTTCCATGCAGTCGTCGTTGATACAAGTGTTCACATCAGTCTGCTAAAAGCTAGTTATCGCACAGTTCGACAGAAGGTACCAAGGTTTGTCAGAGTTCCAGTTTCGAGTTTAAATAAATGCTATAGAAATTGTTGTACCACAATCGTTATGATATGGTTAGTTGAATTGTACCAGTGATTGTAGAGATTCAGAAGGCACTTATGCTGAAGACTATGTTGGGTCAAACAAGGTATGATATGATGTGTTgctgtaatatttttatgactTTGCGACAATGTTCTTTGTTTAGTTAAcgcattttaatttgaaatcacagtctTGTGATGTATATTAGTTACTAAGATTTTGTTGAGAAATCTCTTTGTTTACTAATGTAGCTTATTCTTCTATTGATGGTCAAATTCAAATCAGGTGATGCTCATCAAAGCATTGATGGCTGCACACAATATCCTGCTTGAAGATCTGAGAAGAATAAGCGCAGGCATTGACCAAGCTATTGATTTGACTGGAATTACTTTTGAATCAGATGTTACAAAATGGTTTGATTCTACTCTTCCAGAGCCTGTGAAAAGTATCGATGGTGAACCATCACTGCAGCTGTCTGATAGGGACAAAGTTAGTGTTGAGGTCCCTAATTCTGTCAATGTCAATGTTTCATTATTTGtcacttttttttgttttacattCTTTGTTAgtttaatacttaaatatttccCTAAACAGGATTCTACTCATTATACCAATTATCTAACTGAGGAATCAGTTCAACCTTTTTGTTGGGATGATCATCTGTTAAACTCTTTCCAGTCTCTAGGGAATCAGCTCTTATGTCTCTGGAATATATTTCTGAAATTCCACAGGTTGGTTCATATATGtcaaaataattacataaatttGGCATTTAAGTCCTTGTAcctttttttcaataaaatgataaatcaaTGTTGTTCTTCAGTTGTATATCCATACTGATCATAATAGCAAGACAGTTATGTTGTGAGAAAAGGGGAACACTTTGAGCACAATATTTTACCTCTACATCAAGTCAATAACATCTCTTTTCCATACTATCATTTCATTCAgggaaaacaaaacaaaaatactaGAATTTCTGCGTAAGTCCTGGGCTATAGATCGGAGAACTGAATGGTCAATATGGATGGTGTACACAAAGGTAGCAATGCCTCATCAATATATGAACAGAATTGAGGGGACAGCATTGCACCATGGCGTACGTAGAAGTTCATTAAGTCCAGGGGGGTTGATTGATGATGTATGTAACTATCTATTATACGTTGTACAAGATTCATAAAATTCACTGTTGTGTTTGAAATTAATTATCAGATTGTGGTCATATGGATTTTCATTACttaatattattctttatatattttgtttctcttttttcttctgTTCAGCCTATTCAAACTGCAATAATGCGTGCAGAACTTCATAGGCGAGGTATAGCACATATGAGGGTAAGTGATCATGTTTGTCTAGAATGCTTAAAATCTTCCTGTTTCGGATGACTGGAATTTATGACATGATTTACATGCAGATCAACAACCGGTCCCTTCAAGACATGTATATATTTGGAGATCCTCTGTTTGTTCCTATAATTATTGTTGAACGCATGACAAATGCGTACCGTTCTTCCAGTGTGAATTCAAACTTCATTTCTGTGGGGAATGATGCAAAACATATCCTAGGAAATGGTTCCAGATCCACAAACAAGTTGTGCGGAAGTAGCCAGCAAAATGGACATGTTTTGAGAGTAGTTGTTTTTGTTCACGGGTTTCAGGCATGTTTCACATACTCACAATTGCTTTTATCTTCTTGATCTGTCgtttgtttttgtttccttATCTTTTGATACTTTTCCGCCTTCAATTTTTAGGAGTTACAAAAGAAACTGATCAACTATATTACTTGAATAAGTTAATGTCATTACTGCTTCAATGTTATCAGTTTTGGTTGTTACTAACTTGTCTCTATCTAGTTCCGTTCATAGATATAGATCATTTGACTAATCTATCCCTCCCCACTCAAATTTAACAGGGAAATCATTTGGATTTACGGCTTTTTCGTAACCAATGGCTTTTAATAGACCCCGAGATACAATTTCTAATGTCAGAGGCAAACGAAGAAAAAACATCTGGGGACTTCAGAGAAATGGGTTATCGGCTTGCTCAGGAAGTGATCTCTTTCCTAAAAAGGAAAATGGATAAAGCTTCAAGAAGAGGAAACTTGAAAGATATCAAGCTTAGCTTTGTCGGTCATTCTATTGGTAATCTCATTATCAGGGCAACCTTAACAGGTATCTATTGGCAAAGTTTTGAAGGATGCTACTATCCATAAAAGAATTCAAACTGGggaatttaatgtttttttttcttttctttttaaataattgcaGAGAGCATTATGGAACCATATCTAAGATACTTGTATACCTATGTGTCCATATCGGGTCCACACTTGGGTTATATGTACAGTTCGAACTCTCTATTTAATTCAGGGATGTGGCTATTGAAGAAGGTCAGGGGGACCCAATGCATCCATCAACTAACCTTTACAGATGATCCTGATCTTGAGAATACTTACATCTACAATCTTTCCAAGGTATTACATGCATGGTATATTATTCGCTATTATTGGTTGTTAACCATCAAGGTTTCTGTTCGATTTTGTTGGTAATAGGGAATAGGTTATTTTATTAGTCTAATTGTTATTACCGTATTCAGGAAAAGACGCTGGAAAACTTTCGGAATGTGTTACTTTTGTCGTCACCTCAGGTAACTTCCTTTACATGCTTAATGTGCAAATTGTCATACTTTTAAGAACTATTTAAAAGAACTTGTTTTTCCTTGCTTGACTAAAAAATATCATGTATTCAAATGCTGGATCATTTCCTTGAGGGTGATGATGTAGCAAAAGATTGTGTAGCTTATGCATCAATGCaagataaaactaaaataaagctAAATTAATAGGCTCATTATAAGGTGTAAAGCTTACAGTTATTCGGACTCATGCTAATATTGATATCATGACTAGTTAGGTAGGTTCTTTCTCTCTGATTTTCTACAAtggtttatttcatttttttcaaaatgttttGTTGATTCGAGATGAGAGCAAATGATTCGATCTTGTTTTAGAGTTTCAGTGCAAGGTAAACTAGAAACAATGTTTTCTAAAGGCATAATCCTTCATGCTCATTGCATTTCAGGATGGTTATGTACCATATCATTCTGCTAGAATAGAACTTTGTCCAGCAGCATCTTCGGATTTCTCTAAAAGAGGGAAAATCTTCCTACAGATGCTAAATAATTGCTTAGACCAAATCCAAGCTTGCTCCGACAATCGTGTGATCATGTGCTGCGACGTCAACTTCAACGCTTCTTGCTACGGAAGGAACCTAAACACACTTATCGGACGGGCAGCTCATATTGAATTCTTAGAGTCTGACATTTTTGCAAAGTTCATAATGTGGTCTTTCCCAGAGATGTTTAGATAACAAAGGGAACTGGCATGGAATTCGGGTAATATTGTTGATTTGAAGAATCGGCAAAGTTGACACAACTCACAACACGAGACTTCCTGAACAGTGGAACTTAAGCACTATGATCACAACAACAGTTCAGAGATGCCAAGTTGAAGGATGAAAACTACACAAGTTGGTATTCTTCCAATGCAATCCTATCAGTGTAACAAAAATAGTGAAGCTGACCCCTCCCATAAATGTGCAcacattttttctttcattttggCAGGGAGATTGATGCATATGCAATAGACACGACCATGAGATCTTGGATTCTGTAAATTACTGTTCTATAGTAATGTTTTTGTATTTCCTCTTAGTTATTGTTAGGAGTACAGGTTTTTTGGTTAGTAGTGTCTGCTTTGCTCTGCTTAAGGACCATAGTGTTGCAAAGTTAAATGTGGCACATGAATGTCTGTACTTGCTTTGTAGCATGTAAAAAGAACCGAAGCATGAGTGTATCATATCTGTTccaagtttttatttattgaatagaTGCTGTTAGCTCTGTATTGATAGATTTCAAAGGATTTTCTAGATAACTTCCATCTTTTTACTTCATATACGTTTTTCTGCCTCACAATCTAGCTCTGTTGTTTTTTGTCACGAGGTTAAAGCAAATTATGTGAACTGTGGGAAAACCAAGGGTTTGAAAATGAGATTCAGCGCTCAACTGAATAATTACATACACGTTGTAGgcttcatttttaaaaaatataagataatagATGAAATAATTGTAAAACCTCGTGAATGTATGAAAACTCTATTTATGACTGAACTAATGGATTTTTAAAGGAAAGTGGCtctaataattcaaaattcggTCATTTGAgttcaaacaaaatattttaacaagTTTATTCCATCAACTGCCTCAATCCCCACTGATTTATTATCTACATTCTATTGTgctgtttttatattttgaaaaaaaagaatGGATTGAAAAAAATATGCAAAAAAAGGTTCATTTTTTTCTATCTCTCTTGCTGTGATCACCGCAAAAGATATCCTTGAAGGCTCCAAATGAATAATAAACCATACACAAGTGTAAGAAAACACTTGCTGTAGATTTAGTTATAAGCAAATAAACCATAAGATATTTAATAAGTAACCTGACCATATTTTTTCCTACACAAAGTACTGAGAGACTAATACCAAGCATTACAAAAGAACATACTTTTTCCTGTCACTCTTCCTCCTCTCAAAGAAGCTagtaacaatatttaaaatgtacATGTTCAGCAAACATTGTACCTCTGATAATTCAGCAACAACTCACCATTTTCATTGCTCTGTATAGCTTGCCGCACCGAGGGAATCAAGCCCCTCAGTTCGGCAAGTCATTATTTTTCGGAACACCTCCCTCACTTGCCGCTCCAATGGATCCAATCCATCTCTAAAAGCTTCAGAAACAAGCTTCAGCTCCTTCAAATCCTGTTCAACTTCCATTTTATGTTCCTCGCTCAACGGAAACTGAGCAGAATCTACCAGGTCTGTCAAGTGTCGGGTAGTTGTCTCAATTTGATATATCTCCTTCAGCAAACCATTTGAGTTCCGGCGCTCTCGCTTCTTTGACTCCTCCAGGATCCGTTCGTGAAGTGAGGTAACCGGAATGCTCCAGGTATATTGCCTTGGGACTGAAAAATGAATGTTTAGACCGCGATCCTGGCAAGGAATAGCTGCAACAAGGATCCACAAAACAAACAAGAGAATACAATTCATTGTATAAACAGAAACTGAAAGCCTGCTCGTTGCAGCAATCTCGTTTGGACGAGGCGGAACCAGGTTATTTGCAATGGACTGCAGTTGCTTGGCTGCAGACCAGGACCGAGAGACACTCCATGAATGTGATCTTGAATGCCCTGCCGAATGATGATCCTTGCTCGAGTTATGCCGTCCGAAAGATCTATTACGTTGAGAATAAATAGATCCTGATTCTTTCTCATCGAGCATTGTCAATGCTAAATCCATCAGCGCCTTTCTCGCCCGCCTAAACTGGCCTTCGGTCAATGGTCTCTTATTTGAACCCAAGGCACAACTCACAATTTCCAGATGCTTTTGCCACATACGGATATTCTCAATCCCATCTCGACTCGCATTACAAATGTCAAGTGCCTTGACCGACCTCTCGATGAATTCAGACATCATACGATCCAGAGGGGGTTTCGACACTTGCCCTTTATTATTCAACAGAATGGCTCTGAATTCATCGTGGCAGCATATAAATGCAGTGAGGAGCTTCTGCATCCAATCAATCGAGAGCAATTCATCGTCACTAACACCAGAAAGGTCATGAAAACGATCTGTAACACGCTTTTGGAATGATCCAAGCTCTAAATTACACGAATCCGATTCATGACTTGCTTCTACAGAATGAACCTGTTCCTGCCTCATACCAAATAGCGAACGGCCAAAGGAGGAAAACGATGAAGAAGGGCTCTGATTATCAGTAGAAGGCATTGTCACAGACTCACAACCTTCAGCAAAATCCCCCTCAAGATCCTCACAACACTTGACCAGAACCACAAAATATTACATCAAACCCATCACAAACTGCTGCATTGATGTCCCCTCTTTCGGTTTTGTTTCCTATGAAGTAACGGAATCAGTGTAAATTAAACATGATCAAAGTACAACATAATCAACATCCAATATCCAATTCAAAGCCTAATACAATTACCAAATCAACGATCGGAACAAACAGATCAAGCAAATTccaattagtaaaatttaaaccCAAATAAAAAAAGATCTCAAATTTCAATCACAAAACTCTAATCATCATCACCTTCAAACTAAAATTCAAAACTAAGCAAAAAAcctaaataaaaatcaaacctTTATCTCTAACCCAAAGCAGAAAAACCTCAGAATTTTGCAAAACCCATATACCCAGATGTTAAAACAATCTTCAATAAGCAATTAAGAAGCATATTTATGCTaaaaataatcacttttaaataaaaaaaataaataataaatgaagaaaaaaaaaagtgtagaAGAATAAAGAAAAGTACCTTTGAAGTTGAAACAAAAATCATGTGAATTTGAAGAGATAAAAGGGTGAACATAGAAAATGGAAATGACGAATCCCCAAACCCTAGCGAAAGACCAAAGCCAATGGCTTTGGTTCACGCCAGATGAAGGGAAGCGTAATCGGAATGTTACTGCACAGACTTCTGACAAgacaacatttttttaagaGTAATAGTAAAATATTGTGGAATGAAGAATATCTTTATGTTTTATAAGAACGTTtgcatatatgtttttttttttattagcagaattgtttattttgtttgaaaggtGTTAAAAATTCGGAACTATTGATACTACTCACATGTTAATGATATAAAATTGTGTTGAATACTTGACTTAAATTGATTGTAATATAAAATGAGTTTGCATAACATACcttatttatgcaattttattgATTGCCAttgtttatataatataatattattttagttttttttacacatttttataataaaatatatttatttaagaaattaaaaagtagtgtattgtaaaaaaaaaattatactaacattaattataatgtgtctattaaatatataataactttaaagttttttatttattatttgtcaaCGTATACGATATAtcatctttaaattttttatttaatgaaatcttttttaattaacatttaatgAAATCTAAATTCTTTAATATCTTTTACACTTTTGAAGTTAATTTGCATGCAATGTAAATAAACATTACAGAATATATTTATGATCAAtcgtaattttaaaattaattataataaaaataaaatattgttaatgatTTAAcgattataatttattgatatagtaataaaaagaaattatagtaataatgtatatacattattttttttttacagtccAATATCTTTtgcttaaaaattaaatattttttcaaatgctTTTGACAGTGtctttttaaatgaaaaaattcaTTATAGTTAGTTAATTTTTCTACTGtagtagttaattttttttaataatacttcAATATATTGAAAACATATTAAGGTACAAAAAAATCCAATCTACAAAGTGCACagtaaaaaaaagtgatttcttctattcataattaattattattattaataaactaTTAATGTATAATTggttgaatttaatttatatatatagttaatataaagaatttttgtattattaatcaataaatttatttaattttaaaattatttatataataattatgatatattgGCTGCATAAATTtgttcaaactgataatatatacaactttaatttattttacttttaattgaattaaagtttatattttgagGAGTTAACTTATTGTTAAGAgtttaatgttaaaatattgtatttaaatttCTGTAACGAGAATCTTAAATGACACTgtaactataaaaaatttccTTTTCAATTTCTCCTAAAAGATTGTATAAAAGTAGTAGTACTATTTAAATCTTAGATCATTCACATGAGTCATGAATTGATAAGGATTGATGGGAAAGTTAGAGGGGTTGGTTATAAAGGCAGAGAGGCATGCATCTGAATTAAAGTCTATTTTTGATTGGCTcgtgataaattaaaatttatgttcatCGTAATCAAAATTAGAAGCTTATTTGTTACtgcttatatttaaaaaaaagattaacatttaggaatttttataagtttgttacaatttttagaagatattataatatttttttatataaaagatattagaATATTTATACCATTACCATTATATTTAGTTAACCTACCTAACATATGGTCTagttagatatatttttataaatatgtggatttaattatattattttctaaataaaaaattataaatattttatgtgaaagtgaaactgaattttttttagatatttaaaaaatcctAATACGGAGGTGTgatcatataataatttaaaaataaataaataaaaataaaataatagatgaCAACAttacaaaaacaatattttaaaataatataaatttttacttttctGTGTCACGTCCTTTgaaggtaaaaaaataaattattttaatatattaatttcaaaatagtatattttaaatttttattttcaaaaaatatataattgaaaaaattctaaatatatcCCTTACTAATATAATCAATTTACATTTATCATTCGACTAATCTCCAAAATTTACTCTATAACCACTTTTGTCTCTCCATACtactatttttttcaaattttatagttACTTTTGATaccactttatttattttctccaaattttataattttttctattaaaagtcGACACCTTGTTGAAAACTTTGGTgcaaagtaaaacaaaattgatgcaattctttttttttttttttttccggaaAAAGTTGATACAATTTATAAcatcttttataatattttgaattatttttttaatctctttaattctttttaatatttttaaaagtcaataacttcatgattttttttaatctctttaaaAGTTGTACACTTCTACAGTAGTAGTGGGTGAGTTAGAAATAAATGTcggtagaaataaaaaataaactataaacttTGTCTATAACCAATTTTGGATAACAACTTTAGTTATAAACTATTAGTTTTGACCTCTtcatccaaaatatataaatttatatagtaATAAAAACGTAACtctaaaattaactaataaataattttcaattttatcagACTTTTATCGGACCtttcaaaattcaatatttttgtttttatcctTTCACACATTGTATGCCATTTTTTCTTGCAATTTTGCGTAGTTTATACATGttttaaatacttatttaatatttatattttaatcagATAATATCctccattttctttttaaatttgatatatactATTATATAAAGATAACTTCAAATTTAACtaacaaataattttcaaattgaTAAGAAAATCTTCTTGGTACATTTACACTTCGCGattcaatattttcttttgtttttatccTTTCACATTCCACTTTCTAagcattttcttcttcttcttcttcttcttatttttgcATCTCCCATATGgttgatttttagaaaattttacgATGTATCCCACTATGTTATATTTATACTCccatagtttaaaaaaaaaaactttatcttttttcatttttactattttataaatttaaatgcacttttttttcaccatttaaatatttttgagataactaatttgaaatttctaaaaaaacttaatttatgtTACTTAATACTACCaagaaatttatatactttttcggaatttaatttttcagtaTAGAGACTAGAATGAAAACTATcaagatatattattttgtatcgAATAACTTAATTGTAAAGTTATTAtgatatacattattttttttttaaatttaatttgtttatatcaTTATTGATAGATATGAGAGAAAAAATGTCATTTCATAATATTTATGGAGATAAGAGTATATTAGAGGGGTACTTAGTAAAATTCtctaatttttgttgttaaagGCTTCCATGTGATTAAATGCATGCTCCCTTTAGGtactattataagtaaaaaaaaaaatgttttcaattttggtgattattataagcaaaaactaattacttttgaataatttaatactattattctAATATAAAgtttattcatttaaaaaacactaaatatatgtaattaaacgtttaacattaaaaaaataataatttaataattttgaattgtattttacttaaaatttaaaaaattaattgcacttaactaacatattaaataattataaaaataatttttttcttttacttataataataaccagaaaaaatatatttttaatattttttgacagaCAACAAAAATGCAGACAAAATAATATAGAAACGGTTTCAAATAATAAACTATTCTGAATTGCTTcttataaaagatattttttataactaataatttaaaaaaaatattttttattactgtaatcaaataatttaaacaacttctattttttaaaaaataatttattataaagtaATCTTTCTTTTAAATCGTAACAAAGAAGTCTAAATGTATGC
It includes:
- the LOC101511145 gene encoding protein BYPASS1-LIKE-like yields the protein MPSTDNQSPSSSFSSFGRSLFGMRQEQVHSVEASHESDSCNLELGSFQKRVTDRFHDLSGVSDDELLSIDWMQKLLTAFICCHDEFRAILLNNKGQVSKPPLDRMMSEFIERSVKALDICNASRDGIENIRMWQKHLEIVSCALGSNKRPLTEGQFRRARKALMDLALTMLDEKESGSIYSQRNRSFGRHNSSKDHHSAGHSRSHSWSVSRSWSAAKQLQSIANNLVPPRPNEIAATSRLSVSVYTMNCILLFVLWILVAAIPCQDRGLNIHFSVPRQYTWSIPVTSLHERILEESKKRERRNSNGLLKEIYQIETTTRHLTDLVDSAQFPLSEEHKMEVEQDLKELKLVSEAFRDGLDPLERQVREVFRKIMTCRTEGLDSLGAASYTEQ
- the LOC101510172 gene encoding uncharacterized protein isoform X1, which gives rise to MHKFLALIPHMFRRLRWFVGLNQKNWSTKRLVNADQPVPARPNHQPALDAVHEVAIYIHRFHNLDLFEQGWYKIKVTMRLEDGEDFYPGIPARVVQYEAPEVGSDNLCRVWMIDDTDNSFSTPPFQIRYARQDVFLSIMISFYLAFGVYEGESSDVILKFELMHAPMSATGSELHGSLDACSVSAHEYKIPPKALLGLHSYCPVHFDAFHAVVVDTSVHISLLKASYRTVRQKLNCTSDCRDSEGTYAEDYVGSNKVMLIKALMAAHNILLEDLRRISAGIDQAIDLTGITFESDVTKWFDSTLPEPVKSIDGEPSLQLSDRDKVSVEDSTHYTNYLTEESVQPFCWDDHLLNSFQSLGNQLLCLWNIFLKFHRENKTKILEFLRKSWAIDRRTEWSIWMVYTKVAMPHQYMNRIEGTALHHGVRRSSLSPGGLIDDPIQTAIMRAELHRRGIAHMRINNRSLQDMYIFGDPLFVPIIIVERMTNAYRSSSVNSNFISVGNDAKHILGNGSRSTNKLCGSSQQNGHVLRVVVFVHGFQGNHLDLRLFRNQWLLIDPEIQFLMSEANEEKTSGDFREMGYRLAQEVISFLKRKMDKASRRGNLKDIKLSFVGHSIGNLIIRATLTESIMEPYLRYLYTYVSISGPHLGYMYSSNSLFNSGMWLLKKVRGTQCIHQLTFTDDPDLENTYIYNLSKEKTLENFRNVLLLSSPQDGYVPYHSARIELCPAASSDFSKRGKIFLQMLNNCLDQIQACSDNRVIMCCDVNFNASCYGRNLNTLIGRAAHIEFLESDIFAKFIMWSFPEMFR
- the LOC101510172 gene encoding uncharacterized protein isoform X3, whose product is MHKFLALIPHMFRRLRWFVGLNQKNWSTKRLVNADQPVPARPNHQPALDAVHEVAIYIHRFHNLDLFEQGWYKIKVTMRLEDGEDFYPGIPARVVQYEAPEVGSDNLCRVWMIDDTDNSFSTPPFQIRYARQDVFLSIMISFYLAFGVYEGESSDVILKFELMHAPMSATGSELHGSLDACSVSAHEYKIPPKALLGLHSYCPVHFDAFHAVVVDTSVHISLLKASYRTVRQKLNCTSDCRDSEGTYAEDYVGSNKVMLIKALMAAHNILLEDLRRISAGIDQAIDLTGITFESDVTKWFDSTLPEPVKSIDGEPSLQLSDRDKDSTHYTNYLTEESVQPFCWDDHLLNSFQSLGNQLLCLWNIFLKFHRENKTKILEFLRKSWAIDRRTEWSIWMVYTKVAMPHQYMNRIEGTALHHGVRRSSLSPGGLIDDPIQTAIMRAELHRRGIAHMRINNRSLQDMYIFGDPLFVPIIIVERMTNAYRSSSVNSNFISVGNDAKHILGNGSRSTNKLCGSSQQNGHVLRVVVFVHGFQGNHLDLRLFRNQWLLIDPEIQFLMSEANEEKTSGDFREMGYRLAQEVISFLKRKMDKASRRGNLKDIKLSFVGHSIGNLIIRATLTESIMEPYLRYLYTYVSISGPHLGYMYSSNSLFNSGMWLLKKVRGTQCIHQLTFTDDPDLENTYIYNLSKEKTLENFRNVLLLSSPQDGYVPYHSARIELCPAASSDFSKRGKIFLQMLNNCLDQIQACSDNRVIMCCDVNFNASCYGRNLNTLIGRAAHIEFLESDIFAKFIMWSFPEMFR
- the LOC101510172 gene encoding uncharacterized protein isoform X4; this translates as MIDDTDNSFSTPPFQIRYARQDVFLSIMISFYLAFGVYEGESSDVILKFELMHAPMSATGSELHGSLDACSVSAHEYKIPPKALLGLHSYCPVHFDAFHAVVVDTSVHISLLKASYRTVRQKLNCTSDCRDSEGTYAEDYVGSNKVMLIKALMAAHNILLEDLRRISAGIDQAIDLTGITFESDVTKWFDSTLPEPVKSIDGEPSLQLSDRDKVSVEDSTHYTNYLTEESVQPFCWDDHLLNSFQSLGNQLLCLWNIFLKFHRENKTKILEFLRKSWAIDRRTEWSIWMVYTKVAMPHQYMNRIEGTALHHGVRRSSLSPGGLIDDPIQTAIMRAELHRRGIAHMRINNRSLQDMYIFGDPLFVPIIIVERMTNAYRSSSVNSNFISVGNDAKHILGNGSRSTNKLCGSSQQNGHVLRVVVFVHGFQGNHLDLRLFRNQWLLIDPEIQFLMSEANEEKTSGDFREMGYRLAQEVISFLKRKMDKASRRGNLKDIKLSFVGHSIGNLIIRATLTESIMEPYLRYLYTYVSISGPHLGYMYSSNSLFNSGMWLLKKVRGTQCIHQLTFTDDPDLENTYIYNLSKEKTLENFRNVLLLSSPQDGYVPYHSARIELCPAASSDFSKRGKIFLQMLNNCLDQIQACSDNRVIMCCDVNFNASCYGRNLNTLIGRAAHIEFLESDIFAKFIMWSFPEMFR
- the LOC101510172 gene encoding uncharacterized protein isoform X2 → MHKFLALIPHMFRRLRWFVGLNQKNWSTKRLVNADQPVPARPNHQPALDAVHEVAIYIHRFHNLDLFEQGWYKIKVTMRLEDGEDFYPGIPARVVQYEAPEVGSDNLCRVWMIDDTDNSFSTPPFQIRYARQDVFLSIMISFYLAFGVYEGESSDVILKFELMHAPMSATGSELHGSLDACSVSAHEYKIPPKALLGLHSYCPVHFDAFHAVVVDTSVHISLLKASYRTVRQKVPSDCRDSEGTYAEDYVGSNKVMLIKALMAAHNILLEDLRRISAGIDQAIDLTGITFESDVTKWFDSTLPEPVKSIDGEPSLQLSDRDKVSVEDSTHYTNYLTEESVQPFCWDDHLLNSFQSLGNQLLCLWNIFLKFHRENKTKILEFLRKSWAIDRRTEWSIWMVYTKVAMPHQYMNRIEGTALHHGVRRSSLSPGGLIDDPIQTAIMRAELHRRGIAHMRINNRSLQDMYIFGDPLFVPIIIVERMTNAYRSSSVNSNFISVGNDAKHILGNGSRSTNKLCGSSQQNGHVLRVVVFVHGFQGNHLDLRLFRNQWLLIDPEIQFLMSEANEEKTSGDFREMGYRLAQEVISFLKRKMDKASRRGNLKDIKLSFVGHSIGNLIIRATLTESIMEPYLRYLYTYVSISGPHLGYMYSSNSLFNSGMWLLKKVRGTQCIHQLTFTDDPDLENTYIYNLSKEKTLENFRNVLLLSSPQDGYVPYHSARIELCPAASSDFSKRGKIFLQMLNNCLDQIQACSDNRVIMCCDVNFNASCYGRNLNTLIGRAAHIEFLESDIFAKFIMWSFPEMFR